Within Marinomonas mediterranea MMB-1, the genomic segment AGAATAGGGAAACGATAACCGATGTTGTGGTACCACATCGTAATACTGGCGTTAATTCAGGGGTTAACGGAGTTTTTACCGATATCAAGTTCCGCCCACTTGATTTTACCTTCACAGTTACTAGGTTGGCCTGATCAAGGGCTGGCATTTGATGTGGCGGTTCATGTTGGGACCTTGGTTGCTGTGGTTTCTTATTTTTGGAAAGATCTTTGGAAAATTGCTCAGGGCTGGCTGTCTGGGATTGTACATCGTAGAGTGGATCAAACGAGTAAGCTTGGTTGGTGCATAATCTTAGGAACAATACCTGCGGGTCTTTGTGGTGTGTTGTTTGAGAACTTCATAGAAACGCATTTTAGGACAATCGAAGTGATCGCCTATACCACGATAGGCTTTGGTGTACTGTTATGGGTCTCAGATAAATTTGCACCAACACAAAAAGGCGAAGCTCAGTTAGGTTACCTGTCCGGTTTTCTGATTGGCTGTGCGCAAGCAATCGCGCTAATTCCCGGCACGTCACGTTCAGGGGTCACAATGACCGCTGCGAGAGCAATGGGCTTTGACCGTCAAACGGCTGCGCGTTTTTCTTTTTTATTGTCTGTCCCTCTGATTACAGCAGCGGGCGGATTAAAGCTTATTGAGCTGATTGGAAGCAATATAGCGGTTGATTGGAATGCACTTGTCTGGGGTGTACTCATCTCTGCGATTAGTGCTTATCTATGCATTTATTTCTTTTTGAAATGGCTTAACAGTATGGGCTTTTTACCTTTTTTGTTTTACAGATTGGTATTAGGCGCTATATTACTGGTAATTGTATATAGCGGCTCGTAAGGACGGTTATGCAGGTAAGTGGACAATTTCCGGTATCGTTTAAGGCTGGCGCCACCCCTTCAAGGTCGACGCTTCCCAGTACGTCTAATGGAGATGGATCTTCTTCTCAGAAGCTTCCTGTCAATGTCAGCAGTGTTGTAGACTTCGAAAATGCATTTAAAGCTCAGTTTGAATCGCGTAGTGGCTTTTCGAAAGTTGAGTCTCCTGATAAGTTTGCGCGAGAGGCATTACAGGCTTACGAATCTACTGCTGCTTTAGCGGCAGACAATCCTCGAAATATGTTAATTGGAGTGGATGTTTTTGCCTAGTTCGCTTTGTGTCGGTTATGAAAGTAATTTAGCTCAAGTGGCGGCGCACGAAATTTCAAGTATTACTCAGTTACCTCTTGTCCGTTTAAAAACCTCGTTTAAGTTTTTTACAGAATATGCATATGTTCTTATGGTGCACGAAACGCACATTGAATTAGCGCAAACGGGCAAAGGTGCAGCGAAGCCTGTAGTCATTGAGTTTGCGTCGGGAGCGAATGATCATCGACGAAAATTCGGTGGTGGCAAAGGGCAGGATATTGCTAAGGCTGTTGGAGTAAGCAAGCGTAAAGGGCTTAGTGTTCTAGATGCAACCGCTGGACTCGCACGAGACGCATTTGTGCTTGCATCACTGGGTTGCCGAGTGGATATGTGTGAAAGAGTCCCTTTTGTGCGAGAGATGCTTAAAGACGGCCTAAAGCGAGCGTCTCTAAGCCTAGAGGTAAGTGATATTACATCCAATATGGTGCTTTTAGAAGGGCAGTTGTTTGATCACTCTTCTGCTTATGATGTTGTTTATCTTGATCCCATGTTCCCTCATATGGAAAAGAGCGCCGCAGCAAAAAAAGAGATGGCGTTTTTTCGCGACCTAGTGGGTCAAGATGATGATGCTGATCTACTTTTGGATCATGCCTATCAATTATGCCGCTTTCGAACGGTTGTTAAACGACCGAAAGGGGCGCCTTATCTTAATGGTGTGGAGCCTACCTATAAGCTTGAGGGAAAAGCTGGGCGATTTGATATCTACGTTAAGTCGTCTTTAGATTCTGCGCCGAACTAAAATAACGGCCACACTCTAGGGAAGGTACGAAAGACCCGAAGGGCGAGCTGCACTTCGGGTTAAATTCGCGCTCTATTTAATTCTTTGTTAACTTTCTTGCCAATATGCTCAATATTGGACGGCGACATTTGGCCTCGAGACACTTGCTTCGAATAAAGAAGCGGTATCCACTCGCTGAAGTCAGTGGACTTGTTCACACCTTCCCTAGTAATGAGGTGGCCTTTCATTGGCTACGTTGATGTTTGATTGTTGTTCTTTTTGAGAGTCGACGCGTTTTGCTAACCATTGGACCTGTTCTTTCAGGAGTAAGATGTCTTTTTGATGGCTTGCGATCTCGTTATTCAGGCTTTCTATCGTGTCTTCTTGATATTGAAGCTTAAATTCCAGCTCATATACATGTTGTTCGAGTTCTGAGGTATTCATAGTATTCTTCAGTATGTTAATCTTACTAGGCTAAGTCGTTAATTTTCGCAGATATATTCTTAACTATCACTAATTTCTGATAGTTAAGACATTATATTTGGCGTGAAAATTGCTGAATTTCGATTTGCACCTTTGCTATTTTAGGGCGTCTAGTTTGTATTGGCTTTCTATTATTGAGAATGGTGTTCAAATTTAGTTGCTAATCATGAAATTCAGTAGCATTAATTTATGTCGTTTACGTAACATTGACTAAACAAGAGATGATAGTTATGAGTTCACAACAGGATACAAAAAACAAAACGAATGGATCTCTCTCTTTTTTCTCATTGAGATCACTTATTACCAGCATCGTTATCGCGCTTATAACGCCAGTATTGATTGCGAGTGTGCTGGGAGAAAAAATTGAAACAAATTACTTGGTGTATTTTGGATTTATTCTAGTAGCCGTTTATTTAGGTACTATGATTAGTCAGGGCAGTTCGTCTAGTGCATCGTCTGATGAGTTTGAAGAAGACGAGAATGACGATCGTGAGTTAGGAACTGTGAAATGGTTTAACTCATCTAAAGGATTTGGTTTCTTAACACTAGATGATGGTGATGATGTATTCGTTCATTATCGTGCGATTCGTGGCCGTGGACGTCGCTTCTTGGTAGAAGGACAAAAGGTTCGCTTTTATGTCACCGAAGGCGAAAAAGGTAAACAAGCTGAAAATGTTTCTATTATTCGAAACTAAGCACAATTAAATCGAGAGGATATTATGGCTGTTGTTACTTTAAAGGGTAATGAGTTTGAAACCGTTGGTGAGTTGCCTACCGTTGGCACGCAGGCTCCTCAGTTTGAGCTGGTGAAAACAGACTTATCAACAGCAACTTTGACAGATTATGCTGGCAAAAAAGTTGTTTTAAATATTTTTCCTTCAGTTGATACTCCAACTTGCGCAACGTCTGTACGTAAGTTTAATGAAACAGCTGCTTCATTAGAGAATACTATTGTAGTATGTGTTTCTGCAGATCTACCGTTTGCTGCAGCACGTTTTTGTGGTGCTGAAGGTCTAGACAGTGTTGAAACTGGTTCTACTTTCCGTTCAACATTTGGCGAAGATTACGGCCTTGTATTCACAACAGGACCGCTTGCGGGTTTACTGTCTCGTGCTGTTGTTGTGCTTGATGAATCAGGTAATGTCTTATTTACTGAACAAGTTGCAGAAACGGCTGATGAGCCTAATTATGAAGCTGCGCTAGAAGCACTAAAGTAGCTTTTAACCATCTCATATAGCGTTAATAAAAGCGGGCTTTTGCCCGCTTTTATTTGCTTAACTTATACTGATTAGAAGCAATAATATGATTACATGTGGCGCTGAAATAAAAGGGAGTGAACTGATCTTGTGTTTGCTTTCGAAACAAGATGGTCTTTTTCAAATCGCAGAGTGTCGTCAAGTTCGTCACCCTCTTCACAACCCAAATGAAAGCGAAAGTATTAGAAAATTCCAACGTCTTATTGCAAAGCTTTTTGAAGATTACAAAGTGACGCGTTTGGTAATCAAAGAGCGACCTACCAAAGGTAAGTTTGCTGGCGGCGCTGTCGGGTTTAAGATTGAGGCGTGTTTGCAGTTACTTGAAGGTGTTCAGGTTGAACTTATAAACAACGCTGCCATAAAAGAGGCGCTTCAAAAACACCCTATCCCGATTCCATTTAAAGCGACGGGGTTGAAGGCATTTCAAGAGAGTGCTTTTAATGTTGGCTATGCGGCGTTGGCAGAAGAGTAATAGCCGCTCTTTCTCTTTGCCGAACATTGTTACCTGCTCTTTGAAAGGTTTGGAGTTGTCGGCCGAGGAGGTAAAGAAATACTCTATCTGCTACGGGTATATGCATGATCTCTTTAGAGTGTTCTTGAGACAGCGATCAGCAGCAGATAGATTTTGATTTCAAACACTCGTAGAAAGCAGATTATTTTTTCTGAACGGGAATGGTATTAGTAGAGCGTTCAACGCTATTGTCGCTGTTTAAGTAAACCAATTTAGGTTTAAAGTTACTGGCTTCAGACTCTTCCATCTGTCCATAGGCAGCGATGATAACGCGATCTCCAACTTGAACTTTCCGTGCAGCCGCACCGTTCATAGAGATAGTGTTGGAGCCTGCTTCTGCAAGTATGACGTAGGTTGAAAAGCGCTCACCATTATCGACGTTATAGATGTCTATTCGTTCAAACTCTCTCAAGCCTGCTA encodes:
- a CDS encoding undecaprenyl-diphosphate phosphatase; protein product: MLWYHIVILALIQGLTEFLPISSSAHLILPSQLLGWPDQGLAFDVAVHVGTLVAVVSYFWKDLWKIAQGWLSGIVHRRVDQTSKLGWCIILGTIPAGLCGVLFENFIETHFRTIEVIAYTTIGFGVLLWVSDKFAPTQKGEAQLGYLSGFLIGCAQAIALIPGTSRSGVTMTAARAMGFDRQTAARFSFLLSVPLITAAGGLKLIELIGSNIAVDWNALVWGVLISAISAYLCIYFFLKWLNSMGFLPFLFYRLVLGAILLVIVYSGS
- a CDS encoding class I SAM-dependent methyltransferase yields the protein MFLPSSLCVGYESNLAQVAAHEISSITQLPLVRLKTSFKFFTEYAYVLMVHETHIELAQTGKGAAKPVVIEFASGANDHRRKFGGGKGQDIAKAVGVSKRKGLSVLDATAGLARDAFVLASLGCRVDMCERVPFVREMLKDGLKRASLSLEVSDITSNMVLLEGQLFDHSSAYDVVYLDPMFPHMEKSAAAKKEMAFFRDLVGQDDDADLLLDHAYQLCRFRTVVKRPKGAPYLNGVEPTYKLEGKAGRFDIYVKSSLDSAPN
- a CDS encoding SlyX family protein, whose amino-acid sequence is MNTSELEQHVYELEFKLQYQEDTIESLNNEIASHQKDILLLKEQVQWLAKRVDSQKEQQSNINVANERPPHY
- a CDS encoding cold-shock protein, giving the protein MSSQQDTKNKTNGSLSFFSLRSLITSIVIALITPVLIASVLGEKIETNYLVYFGFILVAVYLGTMISQGSSSSASSDEFEEDENDDRELGTVKWFNSSKGFGFLTLDDGDDVFVHYRAIRGRGRRFLVEGQKVRFYVTEGEKGKQAENVSIIRN
- the tpx gene encoding thiol peroxidase yields the protein MAVVTLKGNEFETVGELPTVGTQAPQFELVKTDLSTATLTDYAGKKVVLNIFPSVDTPTCATSVRKFNETAASLENTIVVCVSADLPFAAARFCGAEGLDSVETGSTFRSTFGEDYGLVFTTGPLAGLLSRAVVVLDESGNVLFTEQVAETADEPNYEAALEALK
- a CDS encoding DUF3010 family protein; amino-acid sequence: MITCGAEIKGSELILCLLSKQDGLFQIAECRQVRHPLHNPNESESIRKFQRLIAKLFEDYKVTRLVIKERPTKGKFAGGAVGFKIEACLQLLEGVQVELINNAAIKEALQKHPIPIPFKATGLKAFQESAFNVGYAALAEE
- the panD gene encoding aspartate 1-decarboxylase, with product MQITLLKGKLHMAKVTQAELWYDGSCAIDKDLVELAGLREFERIDIYNVDNGERFSTYVILAEAGSNTISMNGAAARKVQVGDRVIIAAYGQMEESEASNFKPKLVYLNSDNSVERSTNTIPVQKK